The Elgaria multicarinata webbii isolate HBS135686 ecotype San Diego chromosome 7, rElgMul1.1.pri, whole genome shotgun sequence nucleotide sequence atacatcttaaaaattcttgattttacattgatctggataggcctgccggaaaaggctagtcttcaaagctgccttaaaatcacacagagttaattttacgatcTTGCCCTATGCCGTAGGATCTTGTAGTGTGGGGGATGAAGCTGGCGTAAAGAAACATTTTTTGGCAGGGTATCCTGTCTCTGAATGTGGTGGCAACAGCCCATCAGTGAACCTATGTTCTTCTTCCTTGTTCTTTCCACAGGCTGGACTGGCAGTGCCCCACAGTCTGGTTCGGAAGTTTTCATAGGGAAAATCCCACAGGATATTTATGAGGATAAACTAATTCCTCTCTTCCAGAGTATAGGAAGGCTCTTTGAATTTCGACTCATGATGACATTCAGTGGACTTAACCGGGGCTTTGCCTATGCTAAATACATGAACCGGCGCAGTGCCCAGGAGGCAATTGCTGCACTGAACAACTTTGAAGTCCAGGCCGGCTGCCACATTTTAGTCTGTAGAAGCACTGACAAGTGTGAGCTGTGCATTGATGGTCTAGCTCCCTCAGTGAAAGAGCACCAGCTTATGCCAATGCTGCAGGAACTTACCACAGGGGTTCTGAGTGTCTCCTTGCACCCCAGCCCTTTCAAGAAGCAGAGGCAGCTTGCAGAGGTGAAATATGTCTCTCATCAGTCTGCtgcaaaagccaagaaagcaCTTGTAGAAGGTTTGTCTTCTCTTACACCATAGATGATAGAGGAGGTTGGAGGGttacaacttttatttatttttattgcatttatatcctgactttttcctcccaaggaacccaaggtagtgtacataatcctcctctccatttgatcgtcacaacaaccaccctgtgagataggttgggctgagagtccatgactcacccaaagtcacccagtggtctTCCATGGCTGGACTGGGGGCTAGAATCCAGACCTCCCAACTTACTCCTGCAGTCTATATCAGATTGTGAAACTGAAAGTGCCCCAACAGCTTCAGTGATCGTCAACATGTCATTcacatttctttgggttgctgTAATCTATAATTGAGATGTTGGCAGATAAGCCCATATTTGAAGTCAAATGGAagctgtttcttctcttttgcaggTAGCTTGTCAGTTTGTGGAGACCAAATTGAAGTGGATTGGCTGAAACCCAATATAAAACAGGAACTCCACAGTGCCTCGGTGCAAACCATCTCAGAAATCCTGCTATCCAGTTGCACTAACAGAGATACCCCTAGCCAAATGCCTCCTGGGCCTGTGGATTGCCACATGCTACCACAAGTGAGCAGTGTGTTGAACTACCTGAACATTCAGTGTGAAGAGCGGCAGCTGGGCACCCCTGTATTCCTTACAAAGTGTGTTCAAAGGAACCCAGAAGGCTGGTTGCAGTTCTGGTATCAGGTGGTGATACCCAAATATCCAACTCCCTTCAGTGGGTTCATCTGGATCAAGCCAGATTGCTTTGGCTTGGAAGACCATGAAAAGGTTAAGAATGCAGTGGCATTGCAGCTACTCAAAATTCTAGGTAAGTGTCCATGCAAAACTTATTCTGTGTAGTCCAAAGCCAGCCTAATGTTTCAGATTGCAAAGGTGTAATAAAGAACCACTATGAATGACCTTACTTCAATCAGATGCTGAGCAAGACAAAATGTCACAGGAAACTGAAAATTACCCAAACTGGGAGCTCTTTAGAAAGTACCTTGCTTCTCTCAATGGTTTGTTGGATCTTCAAAGTTGAAGCATTTTGTGGAATCATAGCTGTACTATGGAGACTTGTACATCATGGAATGAGTAAGTTAACAGCGGAGGTGAAACAGTATGGGCCGGTTTGCATGAACCAAGTCATAGCATGTGCCTGGCATGGTTTGCATAATCATTGGCCAGCTGCAGGTTATCATGTTATCCAACCCCGGGTAGCATGGCTTGTtacagggttatttgagggttgtttaaccctcccaacgagtcatgctgcctgggttcagacaacacaataagctatGCCTGGCATGCACTGTGCCTCAAACAAGCCACTATGACTTGTTTTGATGGTGCAAATTTTTGAGTTTGGTCTTTGAAACAACAATGGCCCAGCCCCTAGTTTTTTAATGCAATTACTGGAGCTGCGTTAGTCTACATGTAAGCCTAACATACCCATCAACACAGTACAGATATTCTTACATATAGACCTGGTTGTCATGATCACagtagcttaaataagccatggcacATGCTGCgtggcttttgaatattcaagctatgTTGTCCAAACTTGATGGGGCTGGGTTGTGCAACCATATAAACATaaaactgggtttggacaacacaacaagccactgtTGTGGTTTGAATGGTCAAAGTGCCTGCTAACActtgcccaccatggcttaagctGTTTGATTATGAAAACTAGCCCAACGTGTTGGTTATAGTATAGTTGACCATGATAATCTGTTCTCTACTGTGGGTGATTATTCAGTACTACATTTTTATTGCATTCCTCCATGCAGTTCAGGGCCTTCCCCCTACATTGTGCACTCCCCTCTGCCCAAGTTTATTCTCACAAGCTTGTGAGGTAATGATGAGAATTGCAGGTGATGGTGCACTTCCAGCTA carries:
- the DND1 gene encoding dead end protein homolog 1; protein product: MAGVQQGQWRAEQVPPQIWSEEVNQANKAALLAWVKETGIQLVQINGQRKYGGPPPGWTGSAPQSGSEVFIGKIPQDIYEDKLIPLFQSIGRLFEFRLMMTFSGLNRGFAYAKYMNRRSAQEAIAALNNFEVQAGCHILVCRSTDKCELCIDGLAPSVKEHQLMPMLQELTTGVLSVSLHPSPFKKQRQLAEVKYVSHQSAAKAKKALVEGSLSVCGDQIEVDWLKPNIKQELHSASVQTISEILLSSCTNRDTPSQMPPGPVDCHMLPQVSSVLNYLNIQCEERQLGTPVFLTKCVQRNPEGWLQFWYQVVIPKYPTPFSGFIWIKPDCFGLEDHEKVKNAVALQLLKILGKCPCKTYSV